One Roseimaritima multifibrata DNA window includes the following coding sequences:
- a CDS encoding DUF1844 domain-containing protein, protein MTDSSSEDEPKIIVDEDWKEQVQKEKEALKAAEESEESASEAADEESASEEVAETEPAAESNFKLPPASFETLISMMFTQAMAMLGQIPDPNTGKPTVDKVVAKHYIDTLEVLEVKTKGNLEEDEGKMLGEALHALRMAFVSVKG, encoded by the coding sequence ATGACTGATTCATCATCAGAAGACGAACCAAAAATCATCGTGGACGAAGATTGGAAAGAGCAGGTTCAAAAAGAAAAAGAAGCTTTGAAGGCTGCTGAAGAAAGCGAAGAGTCCGCAAGTGAAGCTGCAGACGAAGAATCGGCAAGCGAAGAAGTCGCCGAAACGGAACCTGCGGCGGAATCCAATTTCAAACTGCCTCCCGCTTCGTTCGAAACTTTGATTTCGATGATGTTCACCCAGGCGATGGCCATGTTGGGACAGATTCCTGACCCCAATACCGGCAAGCCAACGGTCGATAAAGTGGTTGCAAAACACTACATCGACACGCTGGAAGTTCTAGAAGTAAAGACCAAAGGCAATCTGGAAGAAGACGAAGGCAAAATGTTGGGCGAAGCCCTGCACGCGTTGCGAATGGCATTTGTGTCGGTCAAAGGGTAG
- a CDS encoding CTP synthase has protein sequence MTKHIFVTGGVVSSLGKGLTSASMAMLLEQRGLRIRMQKLDPYINVDPGTMSPYQHGEVYVLDDGSETDLDLGHYERFTTGKLTRDSNYTTGQIYLSVIEKERQGRFLGKTVQVIPHITNEIKSVIRKLGGDDVDVVITEIGGTVGDIESLPFLEAIRQFAQDIGRENCLFMHLTLVPYLKAADELKTKPTQHSVGQLREIGIQPDILVCRSERSISREDREKIALFCNVPLNAVIEEKDKDFSIYEVPLSLVDNELDELVIKKLGLSATTLDIQPWHDLLHRLRNPRHEVSIAVVGKYAEHRDAYKSIYEAIDHAGMHGHTQVRVGRIQSSDIEREGAERLLGGYDGILVPGGFGERGIEGKIQAVRYARERGIPFFGICLGMQCAVIDYGRYVMELENAHSTEFDKDTPFPVICLMDEQRNVVEMGGTMRLGTQPTAMQEGSRAANAYQSTSIDERHRHRYEFNNDYRQRFEEAGMQFSGTSPDGKLVEIVELPNHPWFVAVQFHPEFKSKPLTAHPLFTGFVEATVVRQKNRVANTKGT, from the coding sequence ATGACCAAACACATTTTTGTAACCGGCGGTGTAGTTAGTTCCCTGGGCAAGGGCTTGACCAGTGCGTCCATGGCCATGTTGCTTGAGCAACGTGGCCTGCGTATTCGCATGCAGAAGCTGGATCCGTATATCAACGTCGATCCGGGGACGATGAGTCCTTATCAGCATGGTGAAGTTTATGTTCTGGATGACGGCAGCGAGACCGATCTGGATCTAGGGCATTACGAGCGATTCACCACAGGCAAATTGACTCGCGATTCCAATTACACGACCGGGCAGATTTATCTGTCGGTCATCGAAAAAGAGCGGCAGGGCCGTTTTCTGGGAAAGACCGTTCAGGTCATCCCCCATATCACCAACGAAATTAAGTCGGTGATTCGCAAATTGGGCGGCGACGACGTCGACGTGGTGATCACCGAGATCGGTGGAACGGTCGGCGACATCGAAAGCCTTCCTTTCCTGGAAGCGATCCGTCAATTCGCACAAGACATTGGTCGTGAGAATTGCTTGTTCATGCATCTTACGTTGGTCCCGTACCTGAAGGCTGCGGACGAATTAAAGACCAAACCGACTCAGCATTCGGTCGGTCAGCTTCGCGAGATCGGCATCCAGCCTGACATTTTGGTCTGTCGTAGCGAGCGGAGCATATCGCGTGAAGATCGCGAGAAAATCGCTCTCTTTTGCAACGTTCCGCTGAACGCGGTCATCGAAGAAAAAGACAAAGACTTTTCGATCTATGAAGTCCCTCTTTCGTTGGTTGATAACGAACTGGATGAATTGGTCATCAAGAAGTTAGGGTTGTCCGCCACCACCCTCGACATCCAGCCGTGGCACGATTTGCTGCACCGTCTGCGAAATCCTCGCCATGAAGTTTCGATTGCGGTTGTCGGGAAATACGCCGAGCACCGCGACGCCTACAAATCGATCTATGAAGCGATCGATCACGCGGGCATGCATGGTCATACTCAGGTTCGTGTCGGACGGATTCAAAGTAGTGACATTGAGCGTGAGGGTGCCGAGCGATTGCTGGGTGGTTATGACGGCATCCTGGTCCCCGGTGGATTTGGGGAACGTGGGATCGAAGGAAAAATTCAGGCGGTGCGTTACGCTCGTGAGCGAGGGATTCCGTTTTTCGGAATCTGCTTGGGGATGCAATGTGCGGTGATCGATTATGGTCGCTACGTCATGGAGCTAGAAAACGCCCATTCGACGGAATTTGATAAAGACACTCCATTCCCCGTTATTTGCTTGATGGATGAGCAGCGCAACGTGGTTGAGATGGGAGGCACGATGCGGCTGGGGACGCAGCCGACGGCGATGCAAGAAGGTTCGCGAGCGGCCAACGCATACCAGTCGACCTCCATCGATGAACGGCATCGCCATCGGTATGAATTCAACAATGATTACCGCCAGCGGTTTGAAGAGGCTGGGATGCAGTTTTCCGGGACAAGCCCCGATGGTAAGTTGGTAGAGATCGTTGAACTACCAAATCATCCTTGGTTTGTAGCGGTGCAGTTCCATCCTGAATTCAAGAGTAAGCCGCTGACGGCGCATCCGTTGTTCACCGGATTTGTTGAAGCAACGGTCGTTAGACAGAAAAATCGTGTTGCCAATACTAAAGGAACCTAG
- the kdsB gene encoding 3-deoxy-manno-octulosonate cytidylyltransferase, which produces MKIHAVIPARLASSRLPEKLLLQVGGRSVLQHTYDAVSQAKGIEQVTVAVDDPRLAQEVDGFGGNALMTSLDCQSGTDRVAEVAQAWPDVEIFVNVQGDEPEIDPAAIELVAQLLADHPEASIATVATPIRAMEPLNDPNCVKVVVGTGGEGLYFSRSPIPHVRGGVTAAALEAEPPLFWQHVGLYAYRRSFLLWFAQQPPAALEQAEKLEQLRALATGHKIIVGRVDSAATGIDTLDDFEAFCQRFERK; this is translated from the coding sequence ATGAAAATTCACGCAGTCATCCCCGCGCGTTTGGCCTCCAGCCGACTACCTGAAAAGCTATTGTTGCAGGTCGGCGGACGGTCCGTACTTCAGCATACCTACGACGCTGTATCCCAGGCCAAGGGGATTGAACAGGTGACGGTGGCGGTCGATGACCCGCGGCTGGCGCAGGAGGTCGATGGGTTTGGGGGAAACGCCCTGATGACCAGCCTGGACTGCCAAAGCGGAACCGACCGCGTCGCCGAAGTTGCTCAGGCTTGGCCGGATGTGGAAATATTCGTCAACGTTCAAGGGGACGAACCGGAAATCGATCCTGCGGCGATCGAATTGGTGGCTCAATTGTTGGCCGACCATCCCGAAGCGTCGATCGCTACGGTCGCGACTCCGATTCGGGCCATGGAACCACTAAACGATCCGAACTGCGTCAAAGTGGTCGTCGGGACGGGGGGCGAAGGGCTTTATTTTAGTCGTTCTCCGATCCCGCACGTTCGGGGGGGCGTCACTGCCGCAGCGTTGGAAGCGGAGCCGCCGTTGTTCTGGCAGCACGTCGGATTGTACGCCTACCGCCGTTCTTTTCTGTTGTGGTTTGCCCAGCAACCGCCCGCAGCTCTTGAGCAAGCGGAAAAACTGGAGCAATTGCGAGCGCTTGCCACCGGCCACAAAATCATCGTCGGAAGAGTCGATTCGGCGGCGACGGGAATTGATACATTGGACGATTTTGAAGCCTTTTGCCAGCGTTTTGAGAGAAAATAG
- a CDS encoding PH domain-containing protein yields the protein MNTTQNEPFDVTKIVRPDPALMRYYVLCALATGPMFPVTLGILLCRYYTLRFRFDDAGITLCWGVLFRRETYLTYKRIQDIHLNRNLVERWLGLATLSVETASGSSTPEMKIEGVLQADRLRDYLYSQMRGTRSGTPEPIEARLANDPEKHDEVLELLTSIRDQLSTRLASDRSNEGSA from the coding sequence ATGAACACTACGCAAAACGAACCGTTTGACGTCACGAAAATCGTCCGTCCGGATCCCGCGCTGATGCGATATTACGTCCTCTGCGCCTTGGCCACAGGACCGATGTTCCCGGTCACCCTGGGCATTTTGCTGTGCCGCTACTACACGTTACGCTTCCGTTTTGATGACGCGGGAATCACGCTCTGCTGGGGTGTTTTGTTCCGACGCGAAACCTACCTGACGTACAAACGAATTCAGGACATTCACCTAAACCGCAACCTTGTGGAACGTTGGCTGGGGCTGGCGACACTCTCCGTCGAAACCGCCTCGGGATCCTCCACACCGGAAATGAAAATTGAAGGCGTCCTTCAAGCCGACCGACTGCGGGACTACCTATACAGCCAGATGCGTGGAACTCGGTCCGGCACGCCCGAACCGATCGAAGCCAGACTGGCGAACGATCCAGAGAAGCACGACGAAGTCCTGGAACTTCTAACCAGCATCCGCGATCAATTGTCGACGCGACTTGCCTCTGACCGTTCGAACGAGGGGTCGGCATGA